A region from the Diorhabda sublineata isolate icDioSubl1.1 chromosome X, icDioSubl1.1, whole genome shotgun sequence genome encodes:
- the LOC130451463 gene encoding peroxisomal ATPase PEX1, whose translation MFEGSLIIKYLSVKDSFLHINPNLKFLETGTYVRVNSIQEFYFSIGDVSIELEDNFIGLNSLFAKSLNIDNNTLVRVSEIKNLPIISRLTVFPLNPHEYEVMEMLANNIQDTLLSQIRVVFKGEKIVIWVGSNINITVCVDSIHPVSPGVVDFLTELHIEQPVRKIENTESLSTQTKACLNSLDWKLFSGFIETNPENTVLSKYLTKPSEFICRVIPLSKLPLSDIFSTSIQPFTAFLSKKTIPEDQLSSNICQISLVTEDTINKKVFVKLIFLEDIQEIQLKLFNELFVGQEIFDIYECQLGVRVVLEPIEKPPPVNEIHITASKNYTVDILEVFKKYLADGSDETFVLNSEIPIDIGDNIICSPKFYPEDSEFCVVDNNLVRNCKYVLNIDNIHKITQKENPISMPILEDIANVKKILNDSIKAITDISTDNVLLTGRAGTGKSTILNTVAKYLSNYPYLIFTKHINCKRIKGKTMDSLEKFMSVTFSELILHQPSLLILDDLHVLCENACGEDDAPNTLYFNRISEMLYILLRRVTGVNKINILASSESTDKLNKNIYSSRGTHLFKNIFSIEDFVKVDRIAALKFSLKDYKLEDYIMNELAIKTEGFVFQDLINFCKKIVFEIYKHGQSNISPKVIKPEYVDVALKNTYVMALQNIQFHSAGENDFSTIGGLNKVKKVLLENLLWPGLYPNIFSNAPLRLQSGLLLFGPPGTGKTLIAGAVAKQCGMRLISIKGPELLSKYIGASEQAVRDTFQKAQSAKPCILFFDEFDSLAPKRGHDNTGVTDRVVNQLLTQLDGVESLTGVCVLAATSRPDLLDSALLRPGRLDKQLFCPLPNEDERFDILKVLLKNLSLDDNVSLDVIAKKTNNYSGADLQSLLYCAHMLTIDYTFETDKDIVIDSKITQTHLEDALQRTKPSLSNEERLKYEKIYAKFQSGSITEDFKTSSKATLA comes from the exons atGTTCGAAGGaagtttaattataaaatacctTTCAGTTAAAGATAGTTTTCTACATATAAatccaaatttaaaattcttaGAAACAGGA ACTTATGTTCGTGTTAATTCTATAcaggaattttatttttcaattggaGATGTTTCAATTGAACTTGAAGATAACTTTATTGGACTTAACTCATTATTTGCGAAGAGTTTGAACATAGATAATAATACTCTAGTAAGAGTTTCGGAGATAAAAAATTTACCGATAATTTCTAGACTTACTGTGTTCCCATTAAATCCACATGAATATGAGGTTATG gAAATGTTAGCTAATAATATTCAAGACACATTACTAAGCCAAATAAGGGTAGTATTTAAGGGagagaaaattgttatttgggTAGGATCCAATATTAATATCACAGTGTGTGTTG ATAGTATACATCCTGTTTCACCAGGTGTGGTTGACTTTCTAACAGAATTGCATATTGAACAACCTGTCCGTAAGATAGAAAATACTGAGTCTCTTTCCACACAAACCAAAGCATGCTTAAACAGCTTGGATTGGAAATTGTTTTCAGGTTTCATTGAAACCAATCCGGAAAACACAGTTCTCTCAAAATACTTAACTAAACCATCTGAGTTTATTTGTAGGGTAATACCTTTGAGTAAATTACCATTAtctgatatattttcaacatcaaTACAACCTTTTACTGCATTTTTATCTAAGAAGACGATTCCTGAAGATCAATTGTCTTCTAACATTTGCCAAATAAGCCTTGTGACTGAAGAtacgataaataaaaaagtttttgttaaattaatatttttggaagACATTCAGGAGatacaattaaaattattcaacgaACTTTTTGTGGGACAGgagatttttgatatatatgaaTGTCAATTAGGAGTAAGAGTGGTATTAGAACCTATTGAAAAACCTCCACCTGTAAATGAGATTCATATAACTGCAAGTAAAAATTATACAGTGGATATATtagaagtttttaaaaagtacTTGGCAGATGGTAGTGATGAAACTTTTGTACTAAACAGTGAAATACCAATCGATATTGGAGATAATATAATATGTAGTCCTAAGTTCTACCCTGAGGATTCAGAGTTTTGCGTTGTTGATAATAATCTGGTGAGAAATTGcaaatatgttttaaatatagataatattcataaaattacacaaaaagaAAATCCAATTAGTATGCCAATTTTAGAAGACATAGCAAATGTTAAGAAGATTTTAAATGATTCCATCAAAGCTATTACTGATATAAGTACTGACAATGTTTTATTAACAG gtaGAGCAGGAACGGGCAAATCTACAATTCTAAATACAGTTGCTAAATATTTAAGTAATTATCCTTActtaatttttacaaaacataTTAACTGTAAAAGGATTAAAGGTAAAACTATGGACTCTCTGGAAAAATTCATGTCAGTGACTTTCTCGGAGCTCATTTTACATCAACCATCTCTGTTAATCCTAGATGATCTACATGTTTTATGTGAAAATGCGTGTGGTGAAGATGATGCTCCAAATACTTTATACTTCAACAG gATTAGTGAGATGCTGTACATTTTATTAAGGCGTGTAACTGGTGTtaacaaaattaacattttagcTTCTTCTGAAAGTACAgataaactaaacaaaaatatttattcctcaCGTGGaactcatttatttaaaaatatattttctattgaagattTCGTGAAG GTCGATAGAATAGCTGCTCTAAAATTTTCTCTAAAGGATTATAAATTGGAAGATTATATTATGAATGAATTAGCTATCAAGACTGAAGGATTTGTATTTCAGgatttgatcaatttttgtaagaaaattgtCTTTGAAATCTACAAGCATG gaCAATCAAACATCTCTCCAAAGGTGATTAAACCTGAGTACGTAGATGTAGcattgaaaaatacatatgTAATGGCTTTGCAAAACATACAGTTTCATTCAGCAGGAGAAAACGATTTCTCTACTATTGGTGGTTTAAACAAAGTTAAGAAAGTTTTGTTGGAGAATTTGCTTTGGCCTGGTTTG tatcctaatattttttccaatgcTCCGCTACGTTTACAATCTGGATTATTACTTTTTGGACCTCCTGGAACAGGAAAAACACTTATTGCAGGAGCTGTTGCAAAACAGTGTGGAATGAGGTTGATATCCATCAAAGGCCCAGAATTACTGTCGAAGTACATTGGAGCTAGTGAACAGGCTGTAAGGGATACTTTCCAGAA ggCTCAAAGTGCAAAGCcttgcattttattttttgatgagtTTGATAGCTTAGCTCCCAA acgTGGTCATGATAACACTGGAGTGACCGATCGAGTTGTTAATCAACTACTTACACAGCTGGATGGCGTGGAATCGTTGACAGGTGTATGTGTTTTGGCAGCTACTTCAAGACCAGATCTTTTGGATTCTGCATTACTTAGACCGGGAAGATTAGataaacaacttttttgtcCCCTACCAAATGAg gatgaaagatttgatattttgaaagtgcttttaaaaaatttaagtttagACGACAATGTTTCACTGGATGTTATagctaaaaaaacaaataattattctgGTGCTGATCTGCAATCTCTTTTGTATTGTGCCCATATGCTTACTATCGATTATACATTCGAAACTGATAAG gatATAGTTATCGATAGTAAAATAACCCAAACCCATTTAGAAGATGCACTACAAAGAACCAAACCGTCCTTATCTAATGAAGAAAgattaaaatatgagaaaat AtacgcaaaatttcaaagtGGTTCTATCACAGAAGATTTCAAAACTAGTAGCAAAGCAACACTagcataa